DNA from Solanum stenotomum isolate F172 chromosome 3, ASM1918654v1, whole genome shotgun sequence:
TCTCATTATGTTTATTTTTCCCTTCCTTTCCCTTCTTGTTCAATGTGTATTATTTTGCTTTGGGGTAAATAGCCCTTTTTCTCCTCAAACTTGGTTTATCTGATGCTTGATTGAAGCTTACTTGCAAGCACAATATTTGTATCTTAGTCCTCTCTCTGGACAACCTCTAATCAGAGAAAGAAAATGTATATTCTATATCAAACTTGTAGAATCTATATATATTCTACACGAAAAAACACATTAAACACAGATCTAATCAAAGTAATACTACTGTTAAAGAGAAAGTTACAAGATCTATTGGAACACTACACTAAAAGTGTGTTGAATCAAAAACAGACAGTAAACGTCTTTAATATGGACACTTTATTATTCTGTACACTTGGAATGCACATAAAAATATAGCTAGAGGTATAAAATCTAATGATCTATAGCTAGCAATATACATATTGCTCAATCCTTCAAAATGAACAACTTTTATAGAGTCCAAACATATCcgacaacatttttgaagaattcGAACAAAGACAAGCAAATATCCTTGTTTTAAGATGACTTTGGGTATTGGAATAATTGCATACCAGGCATGAAAGTAGGGTAAGTAGTAGATATTGGTGGTGTGAAATTTGCAAGTTGTTGTTGGTGGTGAGAGCCTCCTGAGGAAGTTTGGTTAGGCATATTGTTGTTGCCTTGATCATATAATATCCCTTTAAAAACATGTCCTGCTATCTTCACTGATGTCTGATAGGCATATTGATCAACCACATTATCTACTGAACTTACTCGAACACAACGAAAAATCGCTGGTAAACTCACTTCTGATGGAAGTTCTTCTTCTGAATCTCCACCTAAATGTAATTGTAAATAgtgtttcaaaaataaatatacattgaTCAACTTTTACACTATTAAACTAGTGTTTGGCCTTTTGAATCAGAtctttaaaatttatctttaaatatcTGTTTAGTCATGAAATTTGATATACTTTTGAAAAGTCTAAAAACTAGCTCAACCCATATTTGGTGAGAAATTTCACTTCGAATCATAAAGCctcaatttcttttttccaaaaatgcgtgttcaaacttcaaaaactcaaattttcaagttaTCGTAGCACATAGTGTATCTTAGTTTTTCATCAATCCTTTTATCCCTTATTCTTCAAGAATGAGATCTTTTCAAGTTTGAATTTGATCATTTGAAAATTGGGTTCTAATTAATTCCACTTTATATTTACTATAACATGTATTTTCCATTTCTCTAGTAAAAGATGATCAAGAAGGACACACTTTTTAGTGTACTTATTATCGTGTGAAGTTACTAATCTCATTTTTGataaacaattacatataattattttttaaataatttgacaGTGCACAAAATTCTTTAACTCCCCAAATGTGTATATAGAAGTTAATTATATAGCTAGTAAAAATTTggcattaattttttttcaccaGTATTTGTCATAAATTGTAATTACCACTTGAATGTAATTAATGTGCAAGTAGTGTGACTCTACTCATCCATCGATCTAAAGTTGGATCATATAAGATGATTCAAGAAATAAGTAAGAATAGTATGTCTAGCTACAATATATGACAAATCcaagattttttattaaatggtttaaaatatatgaagaagtaaacacacaAATCAGTCGAGAAGAGAAGAGAGTTTAACATCTATGcacacattaaaaaaataattttaatcatatataaataatataatttttcatccATCTAAACTCCTTGGCTAGTTAGGTATAGCAATAAATTGTACTAGCTAGCTAGGGTTTGATGGTACTAGTATTCGTGAAGACATATATGAATGTATGAATTATAAATACCTGTTTGTAATAGCGCGTGATTTTCTCTATGTCTTTTAGGGTTTGGTTGTTGAACAGTTGAAATCTGATGATGATGCTTTGGACGCCTCGTAGAGACGGGGATCCAAGTGCTCTTAACATGAGTTTGACATTGATACCCTTGAGTTTTACAACAAGTTCTGCATCTAAAATACAAACAATCTTTCTTTGCTTGATTTCCACAGTCTTCACATCTCTTGTTATTTGATGATGATATAACAATTCCCTCATCTTCTCTCATCATCATTTTTTTCACTTATTCTAACTTTCATTTCACTAATACTATTGGGAGCTACCTAATTTTCATGACTTTCTTCTATTCCAAAGAGAGTTTTTTCATGGCTCAAGATAATAGTACTATATGTTGGATGAGTCTTTTCTTCTTTATCAGTTAGAAATGTACCTTTTCATCTACtcccaattttattttcttggcaccaaaaagaaaaagggatttattttttttggaaaggaCACATACTACATATCATGTGGATGTTCCTTTCTAATCATTCattagattttgaagtttatgaattttgaatttgttatcAAACTTATAACTCGTTTTACTTATTAGATgatgaaattagaatttgaaatttatgtatTGTGAATTTATTATCAAACTTATAGCTCCTTTTACTTATTagattttaatgatttttgtaatataaaaatgaagttTAATTAAGTTAAAGTTATTAGATCTTCTATCAAGTcggaatttgaagtttatgaattttgaatttattatcaAACTTATAGCTAGTTTTACTTATTAGATGATGGAAtcagaaattgaaatttaagaattttgattttatcaTCAAACGTATAGCTCCTTTTACTTACTagattttaatgatttttaacataaaaatgaaGTTTAATTAAGTAAAAGTTATTGGATCTAGTGAAAACTTGTCTTTGGTATTCATCATTAAGCCATATACATAACTAGAGCTATTTTAGGCGAAGGGTGGTTTTGGCTTATCCAAGATTTTGAGATGATAGGTGCATTATTATGAAAATATggatctaagatataaatttgatcggtttaAAATTTAGGTTCTTATCACTAAAAATCGTTAAAATTATAGGTTCAAAATTGAttcttatatatattcaaatggtatatatatatatatatatatatatatatatttcgtaCCAAAGGTATGGAGATCTGAATCCATTGATTGTATGTTATATTATTCAATACTACTAGTTATAGCATACACATTtagtttaattatataaaaaaaattgcagtgctaaaaaaattagaaatttccAATGTGacaaacttgaaaattttgaaagattaaagttatatatataaagtgctATCAATAACCATTTAGAGATGTGTTAtccaattttagaaagaaaaataaaataaaatagatagaaGATTCAAATTTCACCTCACTTAACAAGGCGTACTCAATCATCATTGTAtaattatatgatactttgagtgtggttcacacatctatatttaaatatatttttttaaaaatacaacactactatatatgatttcgggaagggagcatgggttcatgtGAACCTGGTAACCCCTCCTGCATACACTCCGTCCTGGTCCGATgcatattttttgttgaaaaattatgtGATTTACAAAAAGTAAATATTAGTAACTATTATGAGTACACGtctatttaattttacatgCCTTTTTCAAATTCCTGACTCCGTCAATAAGAAGTGTACTACTTAATAGAAACCTACTAACTATGACTGCAATAATGTTACATTTTATCGTAACAAGAAGGCAAAAGAAaggatattattttttgttcaagATATAATTACTTCGACTGTTGATAGcagtaaaaagaaaataatgagaaGACAAAGACAAGGGACAAAGGCTTATTATTTGCAAACAGCACTACGTACTGCTTAAAGTGTAAAACAGCTGatcatataaattataattgatGTGCCTGAAAAATTAATTACACTACATATTTATGTGCACTGAGGaggaaatatatttaaaaagagtttattaatatgaaaaaaaccGTCTACGGGTGGTTTGAGAGTTCGGTATTATAATGGAcaatttttaaactttaaacatcAAAAGGGACCTTTTCTAAAACACACACCAAAACGGATAGTTTGCCCATTTATGGGCGATCTACAACTACCAGCTTTTAACGTACGTCGTAGTCTCCATTAACTCCAAGTTCATCCAAACCAATACTACACAAATCTTAAAGGTAGTTCACCCACAAATGGGCAAACTATAATTCTTTTTACTATGCCTACtcatatgaatatatatatatatatatatatctttcttcttcacgtgAAGGTAAATCTCTTTCTTCAACAATTAATATGGGTTATTCATTCCACATTTTCTCATTCATCTTCTATTTTTTCatactttatattttgattttgatgtttGTATATTCAGTTGAACCAGATGTTTGTAAATGCAAAAAGTATTGTAAAATGAAAACACCGAGGACTCCAAGAAATTTCGATCGTAAGTTTTGGAGTTGTGCACATTCAAAGGTAAAATAGTTAAGTTGTTcacttcaaaatatttgaatattcacttgatgttttgatttgttatttcaaaaaaatgatgaatGCGATTgcaatcatttaaaatttattaaatataaatttataaaataattcggattatattaaatttatgaatatattagtccaaataaattacgaattaatataatttgtttaattatttaagtTCAATAAATATAGATTTAATTAAAGTCCAGATTAATTGATTTGAGCTACAATAGATGAGCTTAGTTTGCTAAGCACACTGTCATCTCATCCTAGAGGCCCAATTTGGTGTCACGTGGCAAATGATGTGCCATGCCAAGTCAAAATGATCATGACATGTGTCAAAATGACAAATTAAACCCACTCCATAAAGCTCATATGTCATGTCACTAAAACTGATTGCCTGAAGGAAACCCGTTCCTATCACAATTCCTcattctaaaactataaattataGTCCTCGTAATTCAGAAAAGGGACCGGAAATTCTAAACAAGAAGTtagagaaagctcgtggatcaaaCGTCATAGATTTCTCTATAAACTACTAGTTaaagaattcaagaattcaagttCGAGAacaatcaagatcaagaccaccagattcaagaacaagcttgaagcccttgaattcagaTAAACGtcagatcaagataaagttcaaattcaagtccGTCGaatattcaagaacaagcttCAAATCCCTTGAatccaagatcaagttcaagacaaattcAAGAGCCCTTAAATCTATATCTGAAAAGACGAATTCAGAtgaatcatagagattgtaacacccACACTTTGAAATNTTGAATTCAGATAAACGtcagatcaagataaagttcaaattcaagtccGTCGaatattcaagaacaagcttCAAATCCCTTGAatccaagatcaagttcaagacaaattcaagatcaagctcaagagcccttAAATCTATATCTAAAAAGACGAATTCAGAtgaatcatagagattgtaacactcacactttgaaatcaataaatatgattgcTGTGACACTTCtccgttcttgattattattttcttcactCAAATTTTATCGTCTACAACGATTATTTTTTATGGATATAAAACATGCCCATAAATGAAACTAACACCATTCTTTTACGGGTGAGGAAGCCCTCTTTCGACGATGATCCAACGACTTCACACATCAATATGAAATTTGTAGAAGATAGAATCTTCTAAGGTTATTGCTaaaagaattagaagaaaaggGGAAGTaagtttgaaatatatttgaactttgatcgaaattgttgtaatAATTGCAAACTTTGggaaggaccttttacccccatgtactatttaatagtgtattttaaaggtatatatgggtctacgtggacatcataaatattgcatcattataaatagtaacttgtcaatgtgggcacatatatacctttaaaatacatcataaaatagtGCAGGGGGGTAATATGTCATGCTCAAAGTTTGGTATtattacaacaatttcggtcaaagttcaaatatatttcgaACCCTTTTCCCGAAGAATAACAAAATAAGCATGTTTGAGAACTTTTGGAGTCAACAGTATTGAGCGTCGTAGAAATGAAATGGACATTGCTCCAGGTCGCATGGCACAATGATGTAGTTTTATGTTGGAAAATTGATTATAAGAGGAATCGTTGTCCCCGTCGACCTTAGTAGTTTATTAGaattgttgtaagcaaataaatattgaaattatttataaaaaaattctcaattttttttatattttcattattgaaaaAAGTCATGATTTTATATATCAAAAAGATTTACAATACACTTATGATTGAGAAAGAGATATATATTTAGGTGAGGAGTTAAAAAAGGAATTGTAGTTCGCCAATTTGTGGGCGAACCCTTTAAGATTTGTGTAATATTAGTTTGGATGAATTTGGAGTTAACATGGACTACAGTGTTAAAAGATGGTAGTTGTAGTTCGCCCATAAATGGACGAACTGTCCGTTTTGGTGTGTTTTAGAGAAGGTCCCTTTTGGTGTTTAAGGTTCAAAAAGTGTCCTTTTTGATGTTGGATTCGTGGTTTGACGGACCATGGAATTAGCTCGCGAACCGTCTTGTCTATGGTAAATCAAAGATCCGCAACTTGCAAAGTGGCTTTCAAGACTACGATCCAATCAACGAATTGTCAATTTATATCATGGATCCTCTATGAAGACTAGACCTAGGAGATACAATCACGTGTGACGATTCAAATTACGAAGCCGTACGGACACCTACTCTAATCTAACTAGAAAGGTGAACCCTTACCATCTTTCCCTacagaaaataattaaataacattttcataaataaaaatgaaaaacaaataaatcaataagAAACGTATTTTTCAAAAGCCTTGACAAAGTAAACAACTTTCAGAACCTAATCTAAACAGGTACACGAGTTCTTAAAGTAAGGACAGAAGAACAAGATAAATGACACAAAAGATCGATACAACTTTCACTTGAGGATGAAGTAAATGGAAGTTGATAATTAGTATTAGTCTCTAAATTCCTACACTTCAAACAACCTACACCAATAAAGGTGTATGTAGTCTCGGTACACCACATGTACTAAGTAGGCATGATATGTCGGTCCTGATTAATACAACGTAGAACTTTACAAAGTCAACATAAATAATTACATTATTAAGATAACCACATTTTACCACATTCGTAAACCCGCCTTAAAACATCAATTTTCATACATGCAACAATTATTCTGtagaaattacaaaattaagtttaatCTACTCATAATACATAATTAGAACAGAAGTAATATCTGGTCACCTGTCACTATAACCAATCAAATATATCATTACATTATCACATGTCAAGTTAAGAAGTAGCCAGATAATTTAAGAAAGCAAGAACTCATTCAAGGTATACaatcaaatcatcaaaagaCAATCATATCTATCATGATCATGCAAATTCATAATTTCTACACTTGATAGGAATCAATTACATACCACTTAAAATCAGTAGTTTCACTCTCATTTGTATACACATGCTAATGGATTTTATGTTTTTCCATCTAGTCATCACCTGCAACGGACCCTAGGCGTCTATGTACCTTACCGATATAATATATACCCGATTTCATTGAAACACTCGTCTATAGGCCCATAACAGACTTGAGTCATTCATCATTTACACAACCGTTCGTCTGTAGGCACACATTGGATATGAGCCACTCATCATTTGAGTAGTGGTAATATACTGACTACCTCTACATATCTCATTATTCTATCCTTTTTAGTTTTCTCACCAAGTATCACATTTTTACTCTTgatcataatccttcaataaagTTAATCTTATTAATATGTGCTTCtcttccaaaaaataaaaacctaTATTACAAGACTTTTTAATCACCACTTCGCGCAAATTCAACCTTCCATATGAGAATTTTGAAATCACTAAATATTAAAGATTTTGTCTTACACACAAATGAGTAAATTCCTTTATTGTTCATGTATTTGATGGTTCTCCGTGCAAGTATGTAATAGATTTAATATCTATTGAATCATGCGTTTGTAAGTTAGTAAATGTGTTGATGATTGCTACATTATTAGCCGTCGTTCGTGGTGGCTGGCTGTCGACTGACATACCATGGTTAAGTGCTATGTTTGTAAGATTTCTGTAGATTTtggaatatttaaaaataagttagcttgaattaaaattaattgCTTAATCAATTAATTATCTAAGCTTTTTGATTTtaacaaaatagaatatttatttacaaaaatagactaattataataattaaacagTAAATGGCCTTAAATTGGTAATTCAAAACATGTGCTCgattaattttcaaatagataatatatgattaatttatacTACTAATATActatacttaaaagttaaaacaataCGTAAGaaagtgtattaaaatgttTCGTCaaataaaatagcaaaataacaccaaaataattttaaaactatttttgatctttgaaaagatttatttttaaattctagAAAATTAACCAGGTAATATAATGGGTTAAATCAACCTAAGATAgaaaaactaatacaaactgCATAATTCTCCCAACAAAACATTGAAAAAGCCCCAATTTCAGAGCAAAATCGAGAAACCCTAGAAATGATTAGCTCAGTGATGAAGCAAGTCTCGACCATCTTCAATCGACCGAACGTAGCTCTAAATCCACTAAATTGGGAGCTGCAACAATGGCGAGGCATAAGAGTGAAGGTGAGGAACAACAACCTAGACCAAGCACTGTTTTTGATGCAGAGGAAAATGCAGTCTAGCGGAATAGAACGGCTGATTAAGCGCGAACAGCTGCACCACATCAAGAACTCGGAGAAGCGTGTATTGGCTCGTAAGATCCTTGAACGTAAAATCCGTTCTCAAGAACTCGCTCGGAAGCTCAAATCCATCCTTATAAAAAAAGTCAGGTAAACAAACAAAAGAGTAACTTGTTAATTATTCGATCTATGTGGGATTCATATTCTATTGAACGAGTAATTGTTATTGGATGAGTTTCAATCTAAAAGTAGCACAGGTGGAATGAAAGATGGAtatagaggattcatatagccgaaCCCAACTAATTTGTGATTGAGGTGTAGGTGTTGTTTATGATGTTGCTAAAGTAAGACTAGCAATGTAGTGGATTTTATACATAATACTTTTATTATAAACACAAGCTAAATGATATGAATTGATTGGTAATTTTGACTAGAATTTACGAAGAAGTTCTATCCCTCAAGGAGATTGGATGGGGGTCGGATAAATAGTTGGGGAGTTAAATAGTCTTTTTGGGGATAGAGGACTTGAACCCTCACAATTTTTAAAGTCGACGGATTTTCCTTTTACTATAAATTTCATTGTTGCCGGGATTGACATGTAGAACGGGACTCGGATTTTTCGATTGCCCCCGATGCATGCAATGGAATCGAGTACTTTACTTATTCAACCATTCCCATGACTTTATGGGCTATCTTTCAAGTGTGCCtcaaataaaaatacttaatagCATGGCGATACatttataaaaatacttaatagCACACGGGGTAGTGTAGGGAAGATTTCTACAGCTCTCAATGGATGGTGTGGGGAACATAgcaagttgtttttttttaatagatattaATCATATGTTAATTGACATGAACTAATAACCCTCAGGGGTTGGCCTGCttggcctgctggcaattgacttgagccttggggtttgctccctttcaaggtctcaagttcgaaacccactaggtgcaaacaatttctgagggccatcggactgggtaaaacctgaattaaccgtggtgcacttgcgggaaactccttgccgagggcctgtgcacccccgggattagtcggggctcaaagagactcggacacccagtgcaaataaaaaaaaataaaaataaaaattgacatgaACTAATTATTGATAATGACTAGAATTAGCTGATATAGTTACTTCCCTCAACACggaaacataaagaaaaaaaaaaaagaaaattgagaagTGGACTAATTTCTGCTATGATGTGTAGAAAATTTACATTTATCTCACTGTAAATAAGTTGGCTTGGCAATAAGCTTCAATTACTTTGGGTGGTTGGTTGCATATGGGTGTCTTAGTGTGAGGATTTAGGTTGCTCTACCTTCCATCAGCGAGCTTCAGTTTTGCTTATTTAAGATGGGTGAAAGTTATAACTGATGTTAGTTGCCAAAGAATTTGATCGACTCATTAGGGACCAATCTCCAATTTGTTGTACGTGAATGAATTTATCATGGTATTCCTGAGTCACTATTTAAACAGGCATGTGCATTTCTAATGTAACATAAGGTGGGGATAAAAGGCGTTGACCACTAAAATCTTAATGCACGACACTATAGGGgtgcgcatcggtcggttcggttcggttttaggtgttattggttcggtttatcggttttcggtttgtaaatacttcaaaccgataaccaaaccaataacatatttcttatcggtttttggttaatcggtttatggtacttaacggttcgattttcggtttaaccaataagaaaatactcatatatattatatgcacgataagaaaattttcaaataaaccatatgatttttccagcatttggcatgaaagtaataatcataaaagtaacaatcatttttcttgcaagtttagacactagacacattcaaaggaaaaagtgtgaaagtaacaatcgtttaaccattaacaataagactagtaaatttactatagtcttattgggttattggtttaaccattaacaaaaattataaaaccggaaaccgaaccaataacccaataaaaaattttgcaaaaccgttagcccaataacccaatatcaataaaccaatagtgtttttttcggttcggtttattggttaaatcggtttttgcacacccctacgACACTATCTAAATGTTAGCAATGTAGGTTTTTTAATCATTGAACCGTCCTAAGTGCCTTGTGATCTGGTGCATTTTACCACGGTGATGACTGAAGGGGATTTATTTCTGAAATCGACTGTTTTCTGTTTAGTTCATAAGACAGAGTTAAGAAGTTAATATATTTTGCACTTTAACCTCTGTAAAAAAGGGAAGAACTCAAGTATCTACATTTACTAATGATATGCTGACTATAACGCGTGTACGCTTGTATGagtattgaattttaaataagttcCATGGGTTTAGATTAATTGATTTCTATGCAAGTGTTTAGATTAATGTGAAAAATCCATGTCTTTGCCGTGTTtttagtccaaatttggatatGATAGCTTCAAAGTAAAGAATTTCGCTAGCATTTCACTTAAATGAAGGGATTTGGCACATGGTGAAATGCAAGCACTGTAGTCTATTTGTTCAGTCTTTCTAACTTAGAGCAACGTTCTTTCACTTGATGACCAAACTGATTCCAGTGAACATTAGCCATTTCTGGTTCTCAGCAGTCAGCACTGAGGTAGGCCACAGTGTGAGTTGTCTGATTGGTATTATTATAGAAGTAGGGGAAGTGGCTATATTTACTCATTCACCTGCTCGGTAACAACAGTTCTCCTATACGGATAATAATAGAAACTACACTTGATCTTTAGCCCATAGGCCAAGAAAGATATAATGGCTGTTTGCTATAATGTGAggagatatttttttaactttctgTCTAATATTGTGTTTTTTAAGCTGAAAGGCTATTTAAAATTGTAAAACATTTGTTTGGTAACTGAAACAAAGAAGATTATTGAGAAGTTCTGCATTTAATTGATTAGGGCATATACCACATTGCCAAAAGATGATACATGTGGAATTTGCATCATAGGTTTTGCTCAGCCACAAATGAATTTCCTTCAGCAATGCTCAGAATCATTTCTACCATTTGTATCATGACAGGAAGATTCTGATCTCCTCTGTACTACTAATTACCTTGTGTCATCTTCACATGCTTATCTCCTTAATCCAGCAAATAGGTCAATTGCTCCTCCGTTTCATCAAGGGAAATCTGTTTTTGCTTCTGAAGAAATCAATTAGTGATAATTAAAACCAGTCACTTCCACCATCTTCAAGTCCTTTTCCACAAGTTGCTAATACAACAAACATAACATAAGTTGTTATGTCGCTATAATTAGAAATTTAGTTAATCTGCATGGAAGTTAAATGACTTTGTGTCTGCTTCCACAGGAATACTTAAACTGTAGTTTGACCAGGTCATCAAATTCCCAATCCTGCAAATTCCTTCTAAACATAATGCTCCAGGTAGTGCCATCTTTATTTGAGAGACTGTTGAATCTGGATCCCTTGCTATGTGGAAAAGACCTGAGTAATTATCTATCAGAGAAAAGTTTGGGAAAATTGATAGTAGAGAATGAAAGTATTGTGAAATTTGAGTCTGGAGAAATTGTTAGAGCAGATGAAAATGATACATTCAGTAGAAAAGTTTCTGCTTTAAcgtttctaaaaataaatagcaATTTATAGAACATGCACAAGGATTTAGAGGGAATATTGTGAAGCTTTTAATGGGTGAAGGTTTCACTTCCCAAGTTCCCTTTCATAAGAAGGGTAGGTGTTCTTAATCTCAAACTTGAAATAGGATTTGCAATCCCTTTGGTGTTGCTTGCTTTGCCTTCTCTCAAGTTTTGTGATGTGTGCATATGGAGCTTTGTATCTGTTGCCTACTCCATCCATTGTTCCACACTTTCTGCATTTGAGATGAAATCTACACATTTAATTGCAAAATTATATTTCAAGCTGTGGAAAGTCATTTTTTTGCTCATGGGGTTAGCTACAGAGTTGGGAAATCCATCAGAAATAAATGGAGGGTAATTCCACAGTGCATTATATGGAGTATTTAGAAGGAGAAGAATCATAGGTgttttgatggaaacacaactcCACTTTATAACTTTGAAGTCCAGATGCTTACTAAACCTTTTTGCATGGTGTAATCTTAGTGTTGTCAATAATTCccttatgtatttatattttgtcaGCTCTCTTGATGTTTAGTTAGGAGGCCAAGGCATTTACAGGATCTTACTCCTCTTTTTGTACTCAGCTGCATCTCTAGGTGCTTATTATGAATGTTGAATGAAATCTGACATTACATgatcaaacaaaaaaagaaaaatcaattttgggGTCTGAATTCTTCTTCCAATGGGAAACCGGTATAACAGGATAATTGCTCGAGATATGAATTTGCTTCCTGCTCTCGTATCTTGGTTCTTGAAGTATTTTCATTCGGACTGGCAGCTGATATAGTTCTGTGTGATTCTTTGTATTTCCATTTTGTGAGCTTTCATCACTGTTCTCTTAAGTTTCTACTGGACAAGCTTTCTTCACTTCTCTCTTATTGTCAATTTCCTGCATATGACCATTAAAAACTGCTTTCATTTGTAATATTGACTTCCCTAACTGCTTTCTTGCAGGGGTTTATAATGGAGGATTCCAGCAGAGTTTGCTTCACCAACTATCCCGACTTGGCAGGATGGTTGCCACAAACATCATTTTCTTGCACCTCCCTATGTGGGCTACACCTTTAAGAATAACGTTTTCCTTTTGATTTTCT
Protein-coding regions in this window:
- the LOC125857418 gene encoding protein SHI RELATED SEQUENCE 3-like, with translation MMMREDEGIVISSSNNKRCEDCGNQAKKDCLYFRCRTCCKTQGYQCQTHVKSTWIPVSTRRPKHHHQISTVQQPNPKRHRENHALLQTGGDSEEELPSEVSLPAIFRCVRVSSVDNVVDQYAYQTSVKIAGHVFKGILYDQGNNNMPNQTSSGGSHHQQQLANFTPPISTTYPTFMPGMQLFQYPKSS
- the LOC125857422 gene encoding uncharacterized protein LOC125857422; this encodes MISSVMKQVSTIFNRPNVALNPLNWELQQWRGIRVKVRNNNLDQALFLMQRKMQSSGIERLIKREQLHHIKNSEKRVLARKILERKIRSQELARKLKSILIKKVRGL